A window from Roseburia sp. 499 encodes these proteins:
- a CDS encoding SDR family NAD(P)-dependent oxidoreductase codes for MNAVLITGASSGIGECFAKRCASQGKNLVVVARNEEKLFQLKKELEEKNKITVTVIKADLSNANAAEEVFRTTQSNNIFVEMLINNAGFSTKGLFHKDDFETMENEMNVNMLALTKLSYFYVNEMVEKKKGMVINIASAVSFNPLPYGAVYSATKSYVLALTEALYYEYKDMGIKFLAVCPGATDTHFFDKIGRMKGELRKPEDVVNTTWRAVAKKKIVVCDGVMSKLQSFMPKILSMKKRVAITGRVGKNTWGI; via the coding sequence ATGAATGCAGTATTAATAACAGGTGCATCATCAGGTATTGGTGAATGTTTTGCTAAGAGATGTGCAAGTCAGGGAAAGAATTTGGTTGTAGTTGCCAGAAATGAGGAAAAACTTTTTCAGTTAAAAAAGGAATTGGAAGAGAAAAATAAGATAACAGTAACCGTGATAAAGGCAGATTTATCCAATGCCAATGCGGCAGAAGAAGTTTTTCGAACAACACAAAGTAATAATATATTTGTAGAAATGCTTATAAATAATGCAGGTTTTTCTACCAAAGGGTTATTTCATAAAGACGATTTTGAAACAATGGAAAATGAGATGAATGTGAATATGCTGGCGTTGACAAAACTATCATATTTCTATGTAAATGAAATGGTTGAGAAAAAGAAAGGGATGGTCATAAATATTGCATCCGCAGTCTCATTTAATCCATTGCCATATGGTGCGGTTTATTCAGCCACAAAGTCATATGTGTTGGCATTAACGGAGGCATTGTATTATGAATATAAAGACATGGGAATCAAATTTTTAGCAGTGTGTCCGGGTGCAACGGATACTCATTTTTTTGATAAGATAGGAAGAATGAAAGGAGAATTAAGGAAACCGGAAGATGTAGTGAATACAACATGGCGAGCTGTTGCAAAGAAAAAGATAGTTGTGTGTGATGGAGTGATGTCAAAACTACAATCATTCATGCCAAAAATTCTGTCAATGAAAAAAAGAGTTGCAATAACAGGAAGAGTAGGAAAAAATACTTGGGGAATATAG
- a CDS encoding TetR/AcrR family transcriptional regulator, with product MASKEAILMATLELASQNGLGAVSLSKIAKKVGIQKASLYSHFSSKDEIIDSLYEYLRTKARSKVNTGEIDYGELVKGKSALEVLRYVVSSYQTMNEDSDMLQFYRFIVSERPFNEDAAKIMVAETEKMILATKQLFYAMQVQHVMNFSNVDMAAFSFAMSVHSIINYIEDKKTAGIEEDGKMMEDFLEEFCKIYGTE from the coding sequence ATGGCAAGTAAAGAAGCAATTCTTATGGCAACACTGGAACTTGCGTCACAGAATGGTTTGGGAGCAGTCTCTCTTTCTAAGATAGCCAAAAAAGTTGGTATACAAAAGGCTTCTTTGTACAGTCATTTTTCATCGAAAGATGAAATCATAGACAGTCTTTATGAATACTTGCGAACAAAAGCAAGAAGCAAAGTTAATACAGGAGAAATTGACTATGGGGAATTGGTAAAAGGTAAGTCAGCGTTAGAAGTGCTTCGGTATGTAGTAAGTTCCTATCAGACAATGAATGAGGATTCGGATATGTTGCAATTCTATCGATTCATAGTGTCAGAGCGTCCATTTAACGAAGATGCAGCAAAAATAATGGTGGCAGAAACCGAGAAAATGATACTTGCTACGAAACAGTTGTTTTATGCTATGCAGGTACAGCATGTGATGAATTTTTCCAATGTGGATATGGCGGCATTTTCGTTTGCTATGTCGGTTCATTCTATCATCAATTATATAGAGGACAAAAAAACAGCCGGAATAGAGGAGGATGGAAAAATGATGGAGGATTTTCTGGAGGAATTCTGCAAAATATATGGAACGGAATAA
- a CDS encoding ABC-2 transporter permease, translating to MKGLLLKDFYMIGKYCRFFILMNLIFLVCSVMGEEYMFYAFFPSILLGILPMTLIAYDERSKWSVYGNIFPYSRAQMVSVKYVIALIGVGTATLLTFIMQCLRMFQNSSVACQEAGIIAMISGIVGMINPSIILPFIFKYGVEKGRIIYYIGLVGISSVSVMIFKCVNLMEVLPNIEGSLFLVLLGVIVLFALSWLLSIRIYQKKEL from the coding sequence ATGAAGGGATTATTGTTAAAGGATTTTTATATGATAGGAAAATACTGTCGCTTTTTTATTCTTATGAATTTGATTTTCCTTGTGTGTTCCGTTATGGGAGAAGAATATATGTTTTATGCTTTTTTCCCGTCCATACTGCTGGGAATATTACCAATGACATTGATTGCGTATGATGAACGGAGTAAATGGAGTGTATATGGCAATATTTTTCCATATTCCAGAGCACAAATGGTATCAGTAAAATATGTGATAGCACTGATTGGAGTAGGAACTGCGACACTGCTGACTTTCATAATGCAATGTTTGAGAATGTTCCAAAATAGTAGTGTTGCATGTCAGGAAGCGGGAATTATAGCAATGATTTCCGGAATTGTGGGAATGATAAATCCCAGTATTATATTACCGTTTATTTTCAAGTATGGTGTAGAGAAAGGAAGGATTATATATTATATTGGGCTTGTTGGAATCAGTTCCGTCAGTGTAATGATTTTTAAGTGTGTAAATCTAATGGAAGTTTTACCGAATATAGAAGGTAGTTTGTTTTTGGTGCTGCTTGGAGTTATTGTCCTTTTTGCATTATCATGGCTATTGTCTATTCGGATTTATCAGAAGAAAGAATTGTAA
- a CDS encoding DUF998 domain-containing protein has translation MNRSENKRSMIHYMGLLGIISLISYTLAVVFSPLAYPGYDWMAQAVSDLSAQNAPSEMLWNQLSSLYCVCGMISVMMVCVYVSYKKVWSKTIRVGIYLFAAMNWISNVGYKMFPLSDSGYAGKFQDIMHVYVVTSLTVMLSIVSLVVIIIGGFRKSTCRSVAGWALFALLMMFAGAIGTGAVPKEYFGIFERFSVFAATGFNAVLGVYLFQGFRQGK, from the coding sequence ATGAATAGAAGTGAAAATAAAAGAAGTATGATACATTATATGGGATTGCTGGGAATTATTAGTTTGATTTCCTATACGTTGGCAGTTGTTTTTTCGCCATTGGCTTATCCGGGGTATGACTGGATGGCACAGGCAGTCAGTGATTTAAGTGCGCAAAATGCACCATCCGAAATGTTGTGGAATCAGTTGTCAAGCCTTTATTGTGTATGCGGAATGATTTCTGTCATGATGGTTTGTGTATATGTTTCTTATAAGAAAGTATGGAGTAAGACCATTCGGGTAGGAATTTATTTGTTTGCAGCAATGAACTGGATTTCTAACGTGGGATACAAAATGTTTCCATTGTCGGACAGTGGGTATGCCGGAAAATTTCAGGATATCATGCATGTATATGTGGTTACGTCATTAACAGTTATGCTATCCATTGTATCTCTTGTTGTCATTATCATCGGAGGTTTTCGCAAGAGTACCTGCCGTTCTGTCGCAGGATGGGCTTTGTTTGCACTGCTTATGATGTTTGCCGGAGCAATCGGAACCGGAGCAGTACCAAAGGAGTATTTTGGTATATTTGAGCGGTTCAGTGTATTTGCAGCAACCGGATTTAATGCGGTGCTGGGTGTTTATTTGTTTCAGGGATTCCGGCAAGGGAAGTAA
- a CDS encoding helix-turn-helix domain-containing protein, producing the protein MNYITGTVIRELREKKKLTQKELAEILCVSEKTISKWETGRGLPDIGILPELSGSLGISVAELLTGKLAENENREANMKKQQFYVCPVCGNVIAATGKGVYSCHGITLPALEPEEPDEDHKIILEMVESEYCVMVKHPMTKTHYISFIAYVTSDCMEYKKLYPEQDATVRFTRKGHGLIYAYCNRHGLFQVRV; encoded by the coding sequence ATGAACTATATAACAGGAACTGTGATTAGAGAATTGCGGGAAAAGAAAAAGTTGACACAGAAGGAATTGGCTGAAATTCTATGCGTTAGCGAAAAGACAATATCTAAGTGGGAAACAGGCAGAGGCCTTCCGGACATCGGGATTTTACCTGAATTGTCCGGAAGTCTTGGCATTTCCGTTGCGGAACTTCTTACAGGAAAACTTGCCGAGAACGAAAATCGTGAGGCAAATATGAAAAAACAGCAGTTTTATGTATGTCCTGTATGCGGAAATGTAATTGCAGCAACAGGGAAGGGAGTATATAGCTGTCATGGCATCACCCTTCCTGCGTTAGAGCCGGAGGAACCGGATGAAGACCACAAAATTATTCTGGAAATGGTAGAGAGCGAATACTGCGTGATGGTAAAGCATCCGATGACAAAAACACATTACATTTCTTTTATTGCCTATGTGACCAGTGATTGTATGGAATATAAAAAACTCTATCCGGAGCAAGATGCGACAGTGAGGTTTACACGAAAAGGGCATGGGTTGATTTATGCATATTGTAATAGACACGGATTGTTTCAGGTAAGGGTATAG
- a CDS encoding carcinine hydrolase/isopenicillin-N N-acyltransferase family protein translates to MCTVFTGIEPQCYFLAKNYDCFVNGGMVFTNKRKVKRKSLVVPPEKELEWVSHFGSVTFSQSGKGMPVCGINEKGLIVEQATFPAALYPDTTEKEHISCLEAIQYLLDCCADVEQAIQAFSDFAISNQSAKLHYFLMDKKGNRAIVEFVNGDKKVFQGKTMLPILTNSSYEALCLGKKQNTSEYEENSFMRFQIVKEALEKENSLTVDSAFAILEKAERKDTVWSVVYDLTANKIYFRDEKRRIKEIHLEEIDFSENAASKLYDLEDDRDEFLWEPYSRQENRKNIEKFYGNPLVLQVLNLPNAKFVIDSFDEHISRIEEGKL, encoded by the coding sequence ATGTGTACAGTTTTTACCGGTATAGAACCGCAGTGTTATTTTTTGGCAAAGAATTATGATTGCTTTGTAAATGGAGGAATGGTGTTTACCAATAAACGAAAGGTAAAAAGAAAATCACTGGTTGTTCCACCCGAAAAAGAGTTGGAATGGGTATCTCATTTTGGAAGTGTGACTTTCTCACAATCGGGGAAGGGGATGCCTGTCTGTGGAATCAATGAGAAGGGACTTATTGTAGAGCAGGCAACTTTTCCGGCTGCGTTGTATCCGGATACCACAGAAAAGGAACATATCAGCTGTCTGGAAGCCATTCAGTACCTTTTGGATTGCTGTGCAGATGTGGAACAGGCGATTCAGGCATTTTCAGATTTTGCAATTAGTAATCAGTCGGCGAAGCTCCACTATTTTCTCATGGATAAAAAGGGGAATCGGGCAATCGTAGAATTTGTAAATGGAGACAAGAAGGTGTTTCAGGGAAAAACAATGTTACCCATTCTTACCAATAGCAGTTATGAAGCACTTTGCCTTGGAAAAAAGCAGAACACATCTGAGTATGAAGAAAATTCCTTTATGCGTTTTCAAATTGTAAAGGAAGCCTTGGAAAAAGAAAATTCCTTGACAGTGGATTCTGCTTTTGCTATTTTGGAAAAAGCAGAGAGAAAGGATACGGTCTGGAGTGTTGTCTATGATCTTACAGCGAATAAAATTTATTTCCGGGATGAAAAGCGAAGGATTAAGGAAATTCATTTGGAGGAGATTGATTTTAGCGAAAATGCGGCTTCTAAACTTTATGACTTGGAGGATGACAGGGATGAGTTTTTATGGGAGCCATACAGCAGACAAGAGAATCGGAAAAACATTGAAAAATTCTATGGGAATCCATTGGTATTGCAGGTTCTGAATTTACCTAATGCAAAGTTTGTCATTGATTCTTTTGATGAGCATATTTCAAGAATAGAAGAGGGAAAGCTGTAA
- a CDS encoding helix-turn-helix domain-containing protein — translation MYHIKDIAKVCGVSTQTIRYYEKEGLMPPPKRESSSDYRIYDEEDITQLLNIVQLRSLGFGISEIKKYLNHTFSKEEKIHSLKNIIDICNMQIALIRGVLDTNEFPEIVVRERYDFYGITKTLDIIDPTEITNHFNEIISYAKRRHITLQQQISYMARHDYSTGKLTLILPVNPCEDELILHYPKRKIVSAYYNGSIENFGTIINHMRKISTKWGYRTEENPLERYLLPINPVNHHCVVEFQLEILDNV, via the coding sequence ATGTACCATATAAAAGACATCGCTAAAGTCTGTGGCGTATCCACCCAGACCATAAGATATTATGAAAAAGAAGGCCTTATGCCACCCCCAAAAAGAGAATCTTCCTCAGATTACCGTATTTACGACGAAGAAGATATCACCCAGCTACTAAATATCGTACAACTTCGCTCCTTGGGATTTGGTATTTCAGAAATTAAAAAATATTTAAATCATACTTTTTCAAAAGAGGAAAAAATACACAGTCTCAAGAATATTATTGACATATGTAACATGCAGATTGCACTGATTCGAGGTGTCTTGGATACCAATGAATTCCCAGAAATCGTTGTACGAGAACGATATGATTTCTACGGAATTACTAAAACTCTGGACATTATAGACCCTACAGAAATTACAAATCATTTTAATGAAATAATATCCTATGCCAAAAGGCGGCATATCACACTGCAACAGCAGATAAGCTATATGGCCAGACATGATTATTCTACGGGAAAACTGACATTAATATTACCGGTCAATCCCTGTGAAGATGAACTTATCCTACATTATCCGAAAAGGAAAATTGTATCTGCTTATTATAATGGTTCCATTGAGAATTTTGGAACTATTATCAATCATATGAGAAAAATAAGCACCAAATGGGGATACCGGACAGAAGAAAATCCACTAGAACGTTATCTTCTTCCAATTAATCCGGTAAATCATCATTGTGTCGTGGAATTTCAACTTGAAATTCTAGATAACGTCTAG
- a CDS encoding Crp/Fnr family transcriptional regulator has product MEVRQISEMNREKMRERIISYLNKYGFSEYESIEIASMFQMEKVKKNQVIIDMNESLDKIFLITEGIARGVYFDMDGKECTKCFATEGMWCGVYNYIKRTPYEFRIEAIEDMALAAISVKDLELVFQRIDRCEKIFNQLCMETFLKEEQRNYQLLMLNAEERYKKFVEDFPNIANRVKQEYIASYIGVTPSSLSRALKEKDNLLSYDNEISSPK; this is encoded by the coding sequence GTGGAAGTAAGACAGATATCAGAAATGAATAGAGAGAAAATGCGAGAGCGTATTATTTCGTATTTAAATAAATATGGTTTTTCTGAGTATGAAAGCATTGAAATTGCAAGTATGTTTCAAATGGAGAAGGTGAAGAAAAATCAAGTGATTATTGATATGAATGAAAGTCTAGATAAGATATTTCTTATAACCGAAGGAATTGCCAGAGGCGTATATTTTGATATGGATGGGAAAGAGTGTACAAAATGCTTTGCCACAGAAGGAATGTGGTGTGGGGTATATAACTATATAAAAAGAACACCATATGAATTTCGGATAGAGGCAATAGAAGATATGGCATTGGCAGCAATTTCCGTGAAAGATTTAGAATTGGTATTTCAAAGAATAGATAGATGTGAGAAGATTTTTAACCAACTGTGTATGGAGACTTTTTTGAAGGAAGAGCAGAGAAATTATCAGCTCCTGATGCTAAATGCTGAGGAAAGATATAAAAAGTTTGTAGAAGATTTTCCGAATATAGCGAACCGTGTGAAGCAGGAATATATTGCCTCATATATTGGAGTTACACCTAGTTCGTTAAGTAGAGCATTGAAAGAAAAAGATAATTTATTGTCATATGACAATGAAATAAGCTCTCCAAAATGA
- a CDS encoding alpha/beta hydrolase, translating into MKKKLLLVIGLCIGITATACSSNSTKTDEAVQTEQTNTVDETEEDSETEEIRPDYLLADLPFDGEECTVPDTVASPEKYTYVDETLRITQEQKDAFIAEYGEEEYESATSSLSQMFHIQKNSPIYPSYTTELKETYTMEDVVLTSELDGHHITADYILQSGSKDNDTVIMVHGISGTRRSMKTDILFYLSLGYNVLTYDQRSSGENDGFFYTLGVWEQYDLMDCVNYVDEQISADKKIVVLGQSSGGTSAGLILGNKEAQEKVDYVIFDSPVMSMYDILKSNLYRYVKKDQVDYVMQSCEDFMKFMYGFGFEDGEVANFVADTTIPVLILTSEVDDIVPMEQPQRIYDTIKSNNKKIVISEISGHCAMKDTEHELYEKEVRDFLGL; encoded by the coding sequence ATGAAAAAGAAGTTATTATTAGTTATTGGTTTATGTATTGGTATAACGGCAACGGCCTGTTCGTCGAATTCAACTAAGACAGATGAGGCGGTTCAGACCGAGCAAACAAATACAGTAGATGAAACAGAGGAAGATAGTGAGACAGAAGAAATAAGGCCTGATTATCTGTTGGCAGATTTGCCATTCGATGGAGAGGAATGTACTGTTCCGGATACAGTAGCTTCTCCGGAAAAATATACCTATGTTGATGAGACATTAAGAATTACACAGGAGCAAAAAGATGCTTTTATAGCGGAATATGGCGAAGAAGAGTATGAAAGTGCAACATCTTCACTTTCACAAATGTTTCATATACAGAAAAATTCACCGATATATCCTTCCTATACAACAGAATTGAAAGAAACGTATACAATGGAGGATGTAGTTCTTACGTCTGAACTGGATGGACATCATATTACTGCCGATTATATTTTGCAATCCGGTTCCAAAGATAATGATACAGTTATCATGGTTCATGGAATTAGTGGAACACGTCGCAGTATGAAAACAGATATATTATTTTATCTTAGTTTAGGATACAATGTGTTAACTTATGACCAGAGAAGTTCCGGTGAAAACGATGGATTCTTCTATACATTAGGAGTATGGGAACAATATGATCTTATGGACTGTGTGAATTATGTGGATGAACAGATTTCAGCAGATAAGAAAATAGTTGTTCTTGGTCAGTCATCAGGTGGTACAAGTGCAGGACTAATACTTGGAAATAAGGAAGCACAGGAAAAAGTTGATTATGTAATTTTTGATTCTCCGGTTATGAGTATGTATGATATTCTGAAGTCTAACTTATATCGATATGTTAAGAAAGATCAGGTTGACTATGTGATGCAAAGCTGTGAAGATTTTATGAAATTTATGTATGGTTTTGGATTTGAAGATGGAGAAGTGGCGAATTTTGTGGCTGACACAACGATTCCGGTTCTTATTTTGACAAGTGAGGTGGATGATATTGTGCCTATGGAGCAACCACAGCGTATATATGACACAATCAAAAGTAATAATAAAAAAATTGTGATTTCAGAAATTTCCGGTCACTGTGCAATGAAAGATACCGAACACGAATTATATGAAAAAGAAGTGAGAGATTTTTTAGGATTATAA